In the genome of Gemmatimonadota bacterium, one region contains:
- a CDS encoding ABC transporter ATP-binding protein — MLELEGVTKRFPNGVVAVADFSLSLTSGVVGLLGPNGAGKTSLMQMIATITRPSSGVIRFDGVDLARDPDHLRRRLGYLPQDFGVYDNLTAFEFLTYFAALKGVRSKARVMELLELVNLHSVAHRAAGGFSGGMKQRLGIAQALVNDPEIVIVDEPTAGLDPEERVRFRNILSDVGFGKLVILSTHIVTDIESVATSIAVMKEGRLITCATPERLISAAEGSVWEVVISSEQFEVERKRLRISHAVRRADGVHTRVVGAAPLLPAVVAADPTLEDAFLYALGAAGVSA, encoded by the coding sequence ATGCTCGAACTCGAAGGCGTCACCAAACGCTTTCCGAATGGTGTGGTCGCCGTCGCCGACTTCTCGCTTTCCCTGACGAGTGGCGTCGTCGGCCTGCTCGGCCCCAACGGAGCAGGGAAGACGTCGCTGATGCAGATGATCGCGACGATCACTCGGCCCAGCTCGGGGGTGATCCGCTTCGACGGGGTCGATCTCGCTCGCGACCCTGACCATCTCCGCCGTCGCCTAGGGTACTTGCCGCAGGACTTCGGTGTCTACGACAATCTCACCGCCTTCGAGTTCCTGACCTACTTCGCGGCGCTCAAGGGTGTGCGAAGCAAGGCCAGGGTGATGGAGTTGCTCGAGCTCGTTAACCTGCACAGCGTGGCGCATCGTGCCGCTGGCGGGTTCTCGGGCGGGATGAAGCAGCGACTCGGCATCGCGCAGGCGCTCGTCAACGACCCCGAGATCGTGATCGTCGATGAACCGACCGCCGGCCTCGATCCGGAAGAGCGAGTCCGCTTCCGCAACATCCTCTCCGACGTCGGCTTCGGCAAGCTGGTGATCCTGTCGACACACATCGTGACCGACATCGAGAGCGTAGCGACATCGATCGCAGTGATGAAGGAAGGGCGACTGATCACCTGCGCTACGCCGGAGCGGCTGATCTCGGCCGCCGAAGGAAGTGTCTGGGAGGTCGTAATCTCGTCGGAGCAGTTCGAGGTCGAGCGGAAGCGGCTCCGGATTTCGCACGCGGTGCGCCGAGCCGACGGGGTGCATACCCGAGTGGTCGGGGCGGCGCCGCTGCTGCCGGCAGTGGTCGCGGCAGATCCGACGCTCGAAGACGCCTTCCTCTATGCGCTCGGTGCCGCGGGCGTGTCAGCGTGA
- a CDS encoding inorganic diphosphatase has translation MTRSTAAFHPWHDIPAGPQPPDIVTAVIEIPAGQRNKYELDKELGVYKLDRVLHSAMHYPGNYGFIPRTLGDDHDPLDALVLMTEPVFTGCLVEVRVVGVFKLIDRGEGDEKIIAVPTKDPFATSINDLDDLRPHTLREIEHFFQVYKDLEGTRTESRGFGDAAEARKLVTNAMAHYASKYPGA, from the coding sequence GTGACCCGATCGACCGCTGCCTTTCACCCGTGGCACGACATCCCCGCCGGCCCGCAGCCGCCGGATATCGTCACCGCGGTCATCGAAATCCCCGCCGGTCAACGCAACAAGTACGAGCTCGACAAGGAGCTCGGCGTCTACAAGCTCGATCGCGTCTTGCACAGCGCGATGCACTACCCCGGCAACTACGGCTTCATCCCGCGGACGCTCGGCGATGACCACGACCCGCTCGACGCCCTCGTGCTGATGACCGAGCCGGTCTTCACCGGTTGTCTGGTGGAAGTGCGAGTGGTGGGAGTCTTCAAGCTCATCGACCGCGGCGAAGGCGACGAGAAAATCATTGCAGTGCCGACAAAAGACCCCTTCGCGACCTCGATCAACGACCTCGACGATCTCCGCCCGCACACCCTGCGCGAGATCGAACACTTCTTTCAGGTCTACAAGGACCTCGAAGGCACCCGCACCGAAAGCCGCGGCTTCGGTGATGCCGCCGAAGCGCGCAAGCTGGTCACCAATGCGATGGCACACTACGCGAGCAAGTACCCCGGCGCGTAG